The Streptomyces albofaciens JCM 4342 genome has a segment encoding these proteins:
- the sbnB gene encoding 2,3-diaminopropionate biosynthesis protein SbnB yields the protein MPPSTTAPSFAVISGGQVHRALEGRHREVVGIVEAAYRVHGAGDTVNPPSYFLRFADRPSSRIIALPASVGGDTRVDGIKWISSFPENVAAGLPRASAVLILNDHDTGYPLACLESSIISATRTAASAALAADRLSRGRERPRRIGFFGVGLIARYIHDYLAATGWTFDEAGVHDLSAEHAGGFADYLGRATGEGTAITVHERAEDLVRSSDLLVFATTSGAPHVSDPAWFAHHPLVLHISLRDLSPEVVLASANVVDDVEHCLKAGTSLHLTEQAVGHRDFVDGTLDDVLTGRLTPPTDRPVIFSPFGLGVLDLAVGKHVYDTVRAAGDLPIVEDFFHELRRYG from the coding sequence ATGCCCCCTTCCACCACAGCGCCCAGCTTCGCCGTGATATCCGGCGGCCAGGTGCACCGCGCCCTCGAAGGCAGGCACCGCGAGGTCGTCGGGATCGTCGAGGCGGCCTACCGCGTCCACGGTGCCGGCGACACCGTCAACCCGCCCTCGTACTTCCTGCGCTTCGCCGACCGCCCCTCGTCCCGGATCATCGCGCTCCCGGCGTCGGTCGGCGGCGACACCCGGGTCGACGGGATCAAATGGATCTCCAGCTTCCCCGAGAACGTGGCCGCGGGCCTCCCCCGCGCCTCCGCCGTCCTCATCCTCAACGACCACGACACCGGCTACCCGCTGGCCTGCCTGGAGAGCTCCATCATCAGCGCCACCCGCACGGCCGCCTCGGCCGCGCTCGCCGCCGACCGGCTCAGCCGGGGGCGCGAACGGCCCCGGCGCATCGGCTTCTTCGGCGTCGGCCTGATCGCCCGCTACATCCACGACTACCTGGCGGCCACCGGCTGGACCTTCGACGAAGCGGGCGTTCACGACCTGTCCGCCGAGCACGCGGGCGGCTTCGCCGACTACCTGGGGCGGGCGACCGGCGAGGGCACCGCCATCACCGTGCACGAGCGCGCCGAGGACCTGGTCCGAAGCAGTGACCTGCTGGTCTTCGCGACCACCTCGGGAGCCCCGCACGTCAGCGACCCCGCCTGGTTCGCCCACCACCCCCTCGTCCTGCACATCTCGCTGCGCGATCTGTCCCCCGAGGTGGTCCTCGCGTCGGCCAACGTCGTCGACGACGTGGAGCACTGCCTCAAGGCGGGCACCTCGCTGCACCTGACCGAACAGGCCGTGGGGCACCGCGACTTCGTCGACGGCACCCTCGACGACGTGCTCACCGGCCGCCTCACCCCGCCCACCGACCGACCGGTGATCTTCTCCCCGTTCGGACTCGGTGTGCTCGACCTCGCGGTCGGCAAGCACGTCTACGACACCGTGCGCGCCGCCGGAGACCTACCCATCGTCGAGGACTTCTTCCATGAACTGCGCCGCTACGGATGA
- the sbnA gene encoding 2,3-diaminopropionate biosynthesis protein SbnA, which translates to MPVISAPQDYNEDDLYVDLRSSLGLPLYLKCEGFNFSGSIKQKAALEMIEAAEKAGRLTDGSVIVESSSGNLGVALSTIAASKGYRFVCVTDSRCNAATRQLMEALGAEVHTVSEPDPEGGLLATRLAHVRALCDSDERYVWLNQYVNEDNWRAHHRLTAPHIAERFPALDVLFIGAGTTGTLMGCARWYREHRPSVRIVAVDSVGSVTFGGPAAARMIPGLGAGVRPPLFDESLVDDAVLVPEVETVRACHRMVGQGFLFGGSTGTVIAGATRWLAAHAAGRDDITAVAISPDLGERYLDTVYRADWVRRVYGAALDLDEAALAGPA; encoded by the coding sequence GTGCCGGTAATCTCGGCCCCGCAGGACTACAACGAGGACGACCTCTACGTGGACCTGCGGTCCTCCCTGGGGCTGCCCCTCTACCTCAAGTGTGAAGGGTTCAACTTCTCCGGCTCCATCAAGCAGAAGGCCGCCCTGGAGATGATCGAGGCGGCGGAGAAGGCGGGCCGGCTCACCGACGGGTCGGTGATCGTGGAGTCGTCCTCCGGCAACCTGGGGGTCGCGCTCAGCACGATCGCGGCGAGCAAGGGCTACCGCTTCGTGTGCGTCACCGACTCCCGCTGCAACGCGGCCACGCGGCAGCTGATGGAGGCGCTCGGCGCCGAGGTGCACACGGTCAGCGAACCCGACCCGGAAGGCGGTCTCCTGGCCACCCGGCTCGCCCACGTCCGCGCGCTGTGCGACAGCGACGAGCGCTACGTCTGGCTCAACCAGTACGTCAACGAGGACAACTGGCGGGCGCACCACCGGCTCACCGCGCCGCACATCGCCGAGCGGTTCCCCGCCCTCGATGTGCTCTTCATCGGCGCCGGTACCACCGGAACGCTGATGGGCTGCGCCCGCTGGTACCGGGAACACCGCCCCTCCGTGCGCATCGTCGCCGTGGACAGTGTCGGCTCGGTCACCTTCGGCGGCCCCGCCGCGGCCCGGATGATCCCGGGGCTGGGAGCCGGGGTGCGGCCGCCGCTGTTCGACGAGTCCCTGGTGGACGACGCCGTGCTGGTGCCGGAGGTGGAGACCGTCCGCGCCTGCCACCGCATGGTCGGCCAGGGGTTCCTGTTCGGCGGTTCCACCGGGACCGTCATCGCGGGCGCCACGCGCTGGCTGGCCGCGCACGCCGCCGGCCGCGACGACATCACCGCCGTCGCCATCTCCCCCGACCTGGGCGAGCGCTACCTCGACACGGTCTACCGGGCCGACTGGGTGCGCCGCGTCTACGGGGCGGCACTCGACCTGGACGAGGCCGCGCTCGCCGGACCGGCCTGA
- a CDS encoding MbtH family protein: MTNPFEDPDGRYLVLINDEDQYSLWPSFAEVPGGWRVAQQEASHAESLAYIEEHWTDMRPRSVVEAMG, translated from the coding sequence ATGACCAACCCGTTCGAGGACCCCGACGGCCGCTACCTGGTCCTGATCAACGACGAGGACCAGTACTCCCTGTGGCCCTCCTTCGCCGAAGTGCCGGGCGGTTGGCGCGTCGCCCAGCAGGAGGCGAGCCACGCGGAGAGCCTCGCCTACATAGAGGAGCACTGGACCGACATGCGTCCGCGCAGTGTCGTCGAGGCGATGGGCTGA
- a CDS encoding TauD/TfdA family dioxygenase: protein MTVTAQPGTRPQTVTVDAADAQQVERVAARLTEPAGCLIDSPDWLARARRAWPRLPTGLVSGLREYRRDSGPTGTLLVRGLPLGQVPPTPAEPGSVQREGTVAAAVLAMIASGLGDPVAYRPEKTGAIVQDVVPVPGQEDYQSNAGSVLLTFHTENAFHPHRPDFVMLLCLRADHERVAELRTACIREVLPLLTDESREALLAPEFVTAPPPSFGLPGAGTTPHAVLTGAPEDPDICVDLAATAPQTQRAKVAMHELQELFDRTAQSVRLVPGELAIVDNRVTVHGRTSFRPRYDGQDRWLQRTFAVTDLRRSRGMREADGYVLD, encoded by the coding sequence ATGACGGTGACAGCTCAGCCCGGTACCCGGCCGCAGACGGTGACGGTGGACGCCGCGGACGCGCAGCAGGTCGAACGCGTCGCGGCGCGCCTCACCGAACCGGCCGGCTGCCTGATCGACAGCCCGGACTGGCTCGCACGGGCCCGGCGGGCCTGGCCCCGGCTCCCCACCGGCCTGGTCAGCGGCCTGCGCGAGTACCGCAGGGACTCCGGCCCCACGGGCACGCTGCTCGTCCGGGGGCTCCCCCTGGGCCAGGTGCCGCCCACCCCCGCCGAGCCCGGCTCGGTGCAGCGCGAGGGCACCGTCGCGGCGGCGGTGCTCGCCATGATCGCCTCCGGTCTGGGCGACCCCGTCGCCTACCGCCCGGAGAAGACCGGCGCGATCGTGCAGGACGTCGTGCCCGTACCCGGACAGGAGGACTACCAGAGCAACGCGGGTTCCGTGCTGCTCACCTTCCACACCGAGAACGCCTTCCACCCCCACCGTCCCGACTTCGTGATGCTGCTCTGCCTGCGGGCCGACCACGAACGGGTGGCGGAGCTGCGTACCGCATGCATCCGTGAGGTGCTGCCGTTGCTCACCGACGAGTCCCGGGAGGCGCTGCTCGCGCCGGAGTTCGTCACCGCGCCGCCGCCCTCGTTCGGTCTGCCCGGTGCCGGCACCACACCGCACGCGGTGCTCACGGGGGCCCCGGAGGACCCGGACATCTGCGTCGACCTGGCGGCCACCGCACCGCAGACGCAGCGCGCCAAGGTGGCGATGCACGAACTGCAGGAGCTGTTCGACCGCACCGCGCAGAGCGTGCGGCTGGTTCCGGGTGAACTGGCCATCGTGGACAACCGCGTGACCGTCCACGGCCGGACGTCCTTCCGTCCCCGCTACGACGGCCAGGACCGCTGGCTCCAGCGCACGTTCGCCGTCACCGACCTGCGCCGCTCCCGCGGCATGCGGGAGGCCGACGGCTACGTGCTGGACTAG
- a CDS encoding AfsR/SARP family transcriptional regulator has protein sequence MGARLEFKILGALAVAMHGRPIAIGGARQRTILALLLLNPGKIVSVETLMETVWKGHPPATARTQVAICIAALRKRFKAEGCDGEVIVTAHPGYLLDLDGHYVDAVEFEQFTAAAQEALEEGCVADAAHAYEQALALWRGPALAGVAGTLVEDEAARLEELRLATYDTYVAAKLELGHHRELIPDLVTVVRDHPLRERSRGALMLAQYRAGRRAEAMETFREGWAHFIEDLGLEPGPELQRLHDAILRDDPSLAPPATAARAIPEDRQTPLELPADVPAFSGRERQLAALDGLVDGGDGQRSIPAALITGSAGVGKTGLALHWSHRVAGRFPDGLLYADMSGHDENRPPVSSEAVLGRFLRSLGVPEADVPVGVHERIALYRSLMADRKVLIVLDDVRTFDQIRALIPGSPCCCVVVTSRCQLEQLVVRHGALRIDLDALTRQEATGLLERIIGEERVRFARADADRLVELCDRLPLTVRIAAAKLTAKPHWSVGYLVSRLANEHQRLDELSAGGSRIRSSFELSYRSLTARAAQLYQRLGLLETPDFAGWVGAALLDEDVDVAEGLMEQLVDAQLLQTMGFDATGRPRYRFRTLSRLYAREAAHREGDVLEQREALGRAFRTWLTIASHARRRERGHHGGRHHGSVLQRTLGSEVLDQLTASASEWFAAERLALISVIDQAAWCGMDELSRDLSALLVAPMESSCTG, from the coding sequence ATGGGGGCACGACTGGAGTTCAAAATATTGGGTGCGCTTGCGGTGGCGATGCATGGCCGCCCTATAGCCATCGGCGGCGCCAGACAACGGACAATTCTGGCACTTCTCCTGCTAAACCCCGGAAAAATAGTTTCTGTTGAAACATTGATGGAGACGGTGTGGAAGGGGCACCCGCCCGCCACCGCGCGCACCCAAGTGGCGATCTGCATCGCCGCATTACGCAAACGCTTCAAGGCCGAGGGCTGCGACGGCGAGGTCATCGTCACCGCGCACCCCGGCTATCTGCTCGACCTGGACGGCCACTACGTCGACGCGGTGGAGTTCGAGCAGTTCACCGCCGCCGCCCAGGAAGCCCTTGAGGAAGGCTGCGTCGCGGACGCGGCACACGCCTACGAGCAGGCGCTGGCCCTGTGGCGGGGGCCGGCCCTCGCGGGCGTCGCCGGGACGCTCGTCGAGGACGAGGCGGCCCGCCTGGAAGAGCTGCGGCTCGCCACCTACGACACCTACGTCGCGGCCAAGCTGGAGCTGGGCCACCACCGGGAACTGATCCCGGACCTGGTCACGGTCGTACGCGATCACCCGCTGCGGGAGCGGTCGCGCGGCGCCCTGATGCTCGCCCAGTACCGGGCCGGCCGCCGGGCCGAGGCGATGGAGACGTTCCGGGAGGGCTGGGCGCACTTCATCGAGGACCTCGGGCTGGAGCCGGGCCCGGAACTCCAGCGGCTGCACGACGCGATCCTCCGCGACGACCCGTCGCTCGCGCCCCCGGCGACGGCCGCCCGGGCGATACCGGAGGACCGTCAGACGCCCCTCGAACTGCCCGCCGACGTACCGGCCTTCAGCGGCCGCGAGCGGCAACTGGCCGCGCTGGACGGGCTGGTCGACGGCGGGGACGGGCAGCGGTCGATCCCGGCGGCCCTGATCACCGGCAGCGCCGGGGTGGGCAAGACCGGGCTGGCCCTGCACTGGTCGCACCGGGTCGCCGGCCGCTTCCCCGACGGGCTGCTCTACGCCGACATGTCGGGGCACGACGAGAACCGGCCGCCGGTGTCGTCCGAGGCGGTGCTCGGCCGGTTCCTCCGGTCCCTGGGGGTCCCGGAGGCGGACGTCCCGGTCGGTGTGCACGAGCGGATCGCGCTCTACCGCAGCCTGATGGCCGACCGGAAGGTGCTGATCGTCCTGGACGACGTCCGCACCTTCGACCAGATCCGCGCGCTGATCCCCGGCAGCCCGTGCTGCTGCGTGGTGGTCACCAGCCGCTGCCAGCTGGAACAGCTGGTGGTCCGGCACGGCGCGCTGCGCATCGACCTCGACGCGCTGACCCGGCAGGAGGCCACCGGCCTGCTGGAGCGGATCATCGGGGAGGAGCGCGTCCGGTTCGCCAGGGCGGACGCCGACCGGCTCGTCGAGCTGTGCGACCGCCTGCCGCTCACCGTACGGATCGCGGCGGCCAAGCTGACGGCCAAACCGCACTGGTCGGTGGGCTACCTGGTCTCCCGGCTGGCCAACGAGCACCAGCGGCTGGACGAACTCAGCGCGGGCGGGTCGCGGATACGCTCCAGCTTCGAGCTGAGCTACCGGTCCCTGACCGCGCGGGCCGCCCAGCTCTACCAGCGGCTGGGCCTGCTGGAGACGCCGGACTTCGCGGGCTGGGTCGGCGCGGCCCTGCTGGACGAGGACGTCGACGTGGCGGAAGGCCTGATGGAGCAACTGGTCGACGCCCAGCTGCTGCAGACCATGGGCTTCGACGCCACGGGACGGCCGCGCTACCGGTTCCGTACCCTGTCGCGGCTGTACGCGCGCGAAGCCGCCCACCGGGAGGGCGACGTCCTGGAACAGCGCGAGGCGCTCGGCAGGGCGTTCCGCACCTGGCTGACGATCGCCTCGCACGCCCGGCGGCGGGAGCGGGGCCACCACGGGGGACGGCACCACGGCTCGGTGCTGCAACGGACGCTGGGCTCCGAGGTCCTGGACCAGCTGACGGCTTCGGCGTCCGAATGGTTCGCCGCGGAGCGGCTCGCGCTGATCTCCGTCATCGACCAGGCGGCCTGGTGCGGGATGGACGAGCTCAGCCGGGACCTGTCCGCTCTGCTGGTCGCGCCGATGGAGTCCAGCTGCACCGGGTGA
- a CDS encoding response regulator transcription factor yields the protein MTIRVLIADDQKLIRESFGIVLNAQPDIEVIGEAVDGQDAIDRIAELGPDVVLMDIRMPVLDGLEATHRITRSSPHVKIVMLTTFDEDEYVYEALRAGANGFLLKDSSAQQLAEAVRTVAMGGALLAPTVTKRLIEEFARGGSPRTVRRGRVAGLTERETEVLRLIAQGLSNSELAERLVIAEQTVKTHVSRVLVKLGLRDRTQAVVFAYETGLVRAGD from the coding sequence ATGACGATCCGGGTGCTGATCGCGGACGACCAGAAGCTGATCCGGGAGAGTTTCGGCATCGTGCTGAACGCCCAGCCGGACATCGAGGTGATCGGTGAGGCGGTGGACGGCCAGGACGCGATCGACCGGATCGCCGAGCTGGGTCCGGACGTGGTCCTGATGGACATCAGGATGCCGGTGCTCGACGGTCTGGAGGCGACCCACCGGATCACCCGGAGCTCGCCGCACGTCAAGATCGTGATGCTGACGACGTTCGACGAGGACGAGTACGTGTACGAGGCGCTGCGGGCCGGCGCGAACGGCTTCCTGCTGAAGGACTCCTCGGCGCAGCAGCTCGCCGAAGCGGTGCGCACGGTGGCCATGGGCGGGGCGCTGCTCGCCCCCACCGTCACCAAGCGGCTGATCGAGGAGTTCGCCCGGGGCGGCTCGCCGCGCACGGTGCGGCGGGGCCGGGTGGCGGGGCTCACCGAACGGGAGACGGAGGTGCTCCGTCTGATAGCGCAGGGGCTGTCCAATTCCGAGCTGGCCGAGCGCCTGGTCATAGCCGAGCAGACGGTCAAGACACATGTCAGCCGCGTGCTGGTGAAGCTGGGGTTGCGGGACCGTACACAGGCGGTGGTCTTCGCGTACGAGACGGGTCTCGTGCGGGCCGGCGACTGA
- a CDS encoding sensor histidine kinase: protein MTREHPNVPTGPGAHLGERRSPGAALRAVGRELCDISRRTPLPLRGARNRFLRQLPLVCAVFVAADLAAAGTIIVVDRLGLPWWAAALVAGAQALPLVLALFRPVIAWWLAYAASLPYAIGVAVVGTAAPDEVPWPWPEPGLIAYLGVTLLVGCRVRVGVALAQWLLTLLLGGVLTAVLSPPSFVGDLLPLTVLQACILAAAATLRGRSQARRELREQEALTEFERTRRTLLEERTRIARELHDVVAHHMSVVAAQAEAAPYRVAEPPQELRDSFASIRENAVSALTELRQILGMLRSPDDKPDTRYAPQPTLENIDELVANVRAAGLDVGTVITGTQRPVPQRVELSVFRITQEALSNALRHSPGCRAEVELSYGPGDIGIRVANSPAAPGAVRRKGTGHGVVGIWERTSMLGGSVRIGPREDGWFEVMASLPTREQE from the coding sequence GTGACACGGGAACACCCGAACGTACCGACAGGGCCGGGGGCGCACCTGGGTGAGCGGAGGAGTCCCGGGGCCGCCCTCCGCGCGGTGGGCCGCGAGTTGTGCGACATCTCCCGCCGGACCCCACTGCCCTTACGCGGCGCGCGGAACCGTTTCCTGCGGCAGCTTCCGCTGGTGTGCGCCGTGTTCGTCGCGGCGGACCTGGCCGCGGCCGGCACGATCATCGTCGTGGACCGGCTGGGGCTGCCGTGGTGGGCCGCCGCGCTCGTCGCCGGTGCCCAGGCGCTGCCGCTGGTGCTCGCGCTGTTCCGCCCGGTGATCGCCTGGTGGCTGGCGTACGCGGCGTCGCTGCCGTACGCGATCGGCGTGGCCGTCGTGGGCACGGCGGCGCCGGACGAGGTGCCGTGGCCGTGGCCCGAGCCCGGTCTGATCGCCTACCTGGGGGTCACGCTGCTGGTCGGCTGCCGGGTGCGGGTCGGGGTGGCGCTCGCGCAGTGGCTGCTGACCCTGCTGCTCGGCGGGGTGCTGACCGCGGTCCTGTCGCCGCCGTCGTTCGTCGGTGACCTGCTGCCGCTGACCGTGCTCCAGGCGTGCATCCTGGCGGCCGCCGCGACGCTGCGGGGGCGCAGCCAGGCGCGCCGCGAGCTGCGGGAGCAGGAGGCGTTGACGGAGTTCGAACGGACCCGGCGGACACTGCTGGAGGAGCGCACCCGCATAGCCCGCGAGCTGCACGATGTCGTCGCGCACCACATGTCCGTCGTCGCCGCGCAGGCGGAGGCGGCGCCGTACCGGGTGGCCGAGCCCCCGCAGGAACTGAGGGACTCCTTCGCGAGCATCCGGGAGAACGCGGTGAGCGCGCTCACCGAACTCCGGCAGATCCTGGGCATGCTGCGGTCCCCGGACGACAAGCCGGACACCCGGTACGCGCCGCAGCCGACGCTGGAGAACATCGATGAGCTGGTGGCCAATGTACGGGCGGCGGGGCTGGACGTCGGCACGGTGATCACCGGTACGCAGCGGCCGGTGCCGCAGCGGGTGGAGCTGTCGGTGTTCCGGATCACCCAGGAGGCGCTGAGCAACGCGCTGCGGCACTCGCCCGGCTGCCGGGCCGAGGTGGAACTGTCCTACGGTCCCGGTGACATCGGGATACGCGTGGCCAACAGCCCGGCCGCGCCCGGTGCGGTGCGGCGCAAGGGCACCGGGCACGGCGTGGTGGGCATATGGGAGAGAACGTCCATGCTCGGCGGGTCCGTACGGATCGGGCCGCGCGAGGACGGCTGGTTCGAGGTGATGGCGTCCCTGCCCACCAGAGAGCAGGAGTGA
- a CDS encoding alpha/beta hydrolase, with protein sequence MAIAAAIVGSVAAGTASPVPGTPAPPQLPAVQARTLDERYAANRDYIADAERAAHRLGDSYRESHLRQLHASGRQFLSFDAQGDGQAVEVLGDLATAERIVVLVPGSDTTLDTFDYLGSRQASLSGGAHALHDEMRRLSDSSVAVVAWYGYQAPRTMSRDVATTARAEEGGHRLTALLGELRSANAQAPVTFMCHSYGSVVCGSALGGMDTRTSAGLAGVAVFGSPGTGLRSTADLSVRVPVWAARGTQDWIARAPHVSVSVFGTTLGFGTDPTSPSFGARPFDAGNSGHSGYFEPGSLALRNLALIGLGRGPEVSGD encoded by the coding sequence GTGGCCATCGCCGCGGCCATCGTGGGGTCGGTCGCCGCCGGCACCGCGTCCCCCGTTCCCGGCACCCCCGCCCCGCCCCAACTGCCCGCGGTCCAGGCGCGGACGCTCGACGAGCGGTACGCCGCCAACCGCGACTACATCGCGGACGCCGAGCGCGCCGCCCACCGCCTGGGCGACTCCTACAGGGAAAGCCACCTGCGCCAGTTGCACGCTTCCGGGCGGCAGTTCCTCTCCTTCGACGCCCAGGGCGACGGGCAGGCCGTCGAAGTGCTCGGCGACCTCGCCACCGCGGAGCGCATCGTCGTACTCGTCCCGGGCTCGGACACCACCCTCGACACCTTCGACTACCTCGGCTCGCGGCAGGCCTCCCTCAGCGGCGGCGCCCACGCCCTCCACGACGAGATGCGGCGGCTCTCCGACTCCTCCGTCGCCGTGGTCGCCTGGTACGGCTACCAGGCCCCGCGCACCATGAGCCGTGACGTCGCCACCACCGCCCGCGCCGAGGAGGGCGGCCACCGCCTGACCGCCCTGCTCGGGGAGTTGCGGTCCGCCAACGCCCAGGCGCCCGTCACCTTCATGTGCCACTCCTACGGCTCGGTGGTGTGCGGCAGCGCCCTCGGCGGCATGGACACCCGGACGTCCGCCGGGCTGGCCGGGGTCGCCGTCTTCGGCAGTCCCGGCACCGGCCTGCGCTCCACCGCCGACCTGTCCGTCCGCGTCCCCGTGTGGGCGGCCCGCGGCACCCAGGACTGGATCGCCCGGGCGCCGCACGTCAGCGTGAGCGTCTTCGGCACCACCCTCGGCTTCGGCACCGATCCGACCTCGCCGTCCTTCGGCGCCCGCCCCTTCGACGCCGGGAACAGCGGCCACAGCGGCTACTTCGAGCCCGGCAGCCTCGCGCTGCGCAATCTCGCCCTGATCGGCCTCGGCCGTGGACCGGAGGTGTCCGGTGACTGA
- a CDS encoding acyltransferase family protein: MTELRLRPAEESRRTRVTERVEPRPRPAGRLHRAVLRVDAATPPGRDRAIDVLRALSILGVVLGHWLVSAIVLHTDNHLLGASPLQSMPALSPLTWVLQPLAVFFFVGGRVAAQGYATARRRGTRYRPWLTRRARRLARPTVPLLSLWALVLVGMTATGTAHETVHTLLNLVVSPLWFLLVFVVLTAATPLLYRHGIRIAVVAGAVVALLDVAHFAGGGTAWIERLRDVNIIAGWLVPYCLGAAWSAGAFARRRSAVALLVGGALATAGLILWGGYPAAMVGVPGAELSNLNPVSLAAVTFGLAQCGGALLLCRPLRRAVAAPRRASRPPADAPLRARPAQFLWAAVAALNLSAITVFLWHQTAMLAVTTLFLGFGDPLFGLHTSPDSPAWAAARCAWVLVFAVALLMLCAAFRQAERDASVRKDGLRATTNA, from the coding sequence GTGACTGAGTTACGGCTGCGCCCCGCCGAAGAATCCCGGCGGACCCGCGTCACCGAACGGGTCGAGCCCCGCCCGCGCCCGGCCGGCCGGCTGCACCGGGCGGTACTCCGCGTCGACGCGGCGACCCCGCCGGGACGCGACCGGGCGATCGACGTCCTGCGGGCCCTGTCCATCCTCGGCGTCGTGCTCGGGCACTGGCTGGTCAGCGCGATCGTGCTGCACACCGACAACCATCTGCTGGGCGCCAGCCCGCTCCAGAGCATGCCCGCCCTCTCCCCACTGACGTGGGTGCTCCAGCCGCTGGCGGTGTTCTTCTTCGTCGGCGGGCGGGTCGCGGCCCAGGGCTACGCCACCGCCCGCCGGCGCGGCACCCGCTACCGGCCGTGGCTCACCCGGCGCGCCCGCAGGCTGGCCCGCCCCACGGTGCCGCTGCTCTCCTTGTGGGCGCTGGTCCTGGTGGGCATGACGGCCACGGGCACCGCCCACGAGACCGTGCACACCCTGCTCAACCTCGTCGTCTCACCGCTGTGGTTCCTGCTGGTCTTCGTCGTCCTGACCGCGGCCACCCCGCTGCTGTACCGCCACGGCATCCGGATCGCCGTCGTGGCGGGTGCGGTGGTGGCCCTCCTGGACGTCGCGCACTTCGCGGGCGGCGGCACCGCCTGGATCGAGCGGCTCCGCGATGTCAACATCATCGCCGGCTGGCTGGTCCCGTACTGCCTGGGCGCCGCCTGGTCCGCCGGTGCGTTCGCCCGCCGCCGGTCCGCCGTCGCACTGCTCGTCGGCGGCGCCCTGGCCACCGCCGGGCTGATCCTGTGGGGCGGCTACCCCGCCGCCATGGTGGGTGTGCCGGGCGCGGAGCTGTCCAACCTCAATCCCGTCTCCCTCGCCGCCGTCACCTTCGGCCTGGCGCAGTGCGGCGGCGCCCTGCTGCTGTGCCGCCCGCTGCGCCGGGCGGTGGCGGCGCCGCGCCGGGCCTCCCGGCCCCCGGCGGACGCTCCCCTGCGGGCCCGCCCCGCCCAGTTCCTGTGGGCGGCGGTGGCGGCGCTGAACCTTTCGGCGATCACCGTGTTCCTCTGGCACCAGACCGCCATGCTCGCCGTGACCACCCTCTTCCTGGGGTTCGGCGACCCCCTCTTTGGCCTGCACACCAGCCCCGACTCCCCGGCGTGGGCGGCTGCCCGCTGCGCCTGGGTCCTGGTCTTCGCCGTGGCGCTCCTCATGTTGTGCGCCGCCTTCCGGCAGGCGGAACGGGACGCCTCCGTACGAAAGGACGGCCTCCGAGCGACCACGAACGCCTGA
- a CDS encoding class I SAM-dependent methyltransferase — MDAITTDHIRTLYQKYEKDLRAVRDAQRQFLRDRGKSMKAQLDDYEAEITYLLLRDLRPDVVVEIGTFYGWSTMWILSALRDNEAGHLHSFDIVDNVVRNVPAELSEGRWTFTKGDVREHLGKVPADVDYLFIDADHGARFAHWYIDNLFPAVPPHTPTSVHDVFHGRRPKPFSEGSVIVKWLAENDIDFFTASTAKAPEVVRELAEFKAGLGLDEPVRDSDHNPMIFFTLP; from the coding sequence ATGGACGCCATAACCACCGACCACATCCGCACGCTCTACCAGAAGTACGAAAAGGACCTGCGGGCGGTGCGCGATGCCCAGCGCCAGTTCCTCCGGGACCGCGGCAAGTCGATGAAGGCGCAGCTCGACGACTACGAGGCCGAGATCACCTACCTGCTGCTGCGGGACCTGCGCCCCGATGTCGTGGTGGAGATCGGCACCTTCTACGGCTGGTCCACCATGTGGATCCTCAGCGCCCTGCGGGACAACGAGGCGGGCCACCTCCACTCGTTCGACATCGTCGACAACGTCGTACGCAACGTGCCGGCCGAACTCTCCGAGGGCCGCTGGACGTTCACCAAGGGCGATGTGCGCGAGCACCTGGGCAAGGTCCCCGCCGACGTGGACTACCTCTTCATCGACGCCGACCACGGCGCCCGGTTCGCCCACTGGTACATCGACAACCTCTTCCCGGCCGTTCCCCCGCACACGCCGACCAGCGTCCACGACGTCTTCCACGGCCGGCGCCCCAAGCCCTTCAGCGAGGGCTCGGTCATCGTCAAGTGGCTGGCCGAGAACGACATCGACTTCTTCACGGCGTCCACCGCCAAGGCGCCCGAGGTGGTCCGGGAACTCGCCGAGTTCAAGGCAGGGTTGGGGCTCGACGAGCCGGTGCGCGACAGCGACCACAACCCGATGATCTTCTTCACGCTGCCGTAG
- the panD gene encoding aspartate 1-decarboxylase: MYRTMMKSKIHRATVTQADLHYVGSLTVSSDLMEAADLLPGEKVDIVDIDNGARLSTYVIEGPRDSGIIGINGAAARLISPGDLVIIISYASVEDEAARKLEPRVVFVDGENRAVSVGGDPADVPAGSGLRRGDIVA; encoded by the coding sequence GTGTACCGGACCATGATGAAGTCGAAGATTCACCGGGCGACCGTCACCCAGGCGGACTTGCACTATGTCGGTTCGCTGACGGTGAGCTCCGATCTGATGGAGGCGGCCGACCTGCTCCCCGGGGAAAAGGTGGATATCGTGGACATCGACAACGGCGCGCGGTTGTCCACCTATGTCATCGAGGGGCCGCGGGATTCCGGGATCATCGGCATCAACGGTGCCGCGGCCCGGCTCATCAGCCCCGGCGACCTCGTGATCATCATTTCCTACGCCTCGGTCGAGGACGAGGCGGCCCGCAAGCTGGAGCCGCGGGTCGTCTTCGTGGACGGGGAGAACCGCGCCGTGAGCGTGGGCGGCGATCCGGCGGACGTCCCGGCCGGCTCCGGTCTGCGGCGCGGAGACATCGTGGCCTGA